The Anabaena sp. WA102 genome contains a region encoding:
- a CDS encoding prephenate/arogenate dehydrogenase, with amino-acid sequence MKIGIVGLGLIGGCLGFDLRSQGHYILGVSRRESTCEKAIKLGSVDQASVDLSLLASAEVVFICTPIGLIVPQVKELITHLPKTTIITDVGSVKTPIVETISPLWENFVGGHPMAGKTDVGIEAAQRNLFVNRPYVLTPVETTPGDAVIIVEEIVRSLGSIIYHCQPEQHDRAVSWISHLPVMVSASLIAACLSEKDPEIATLAQNFASSGFRDTSRVGGGNPELGVMMAQYNRQALLHSLHQYRENLDEFIHIIEQEKWELLEEKFKFNQQARPDFVGVRNQDE; translated from the coding sequence ATGAAAATTGGTATTGTAGGACTGGGACTCATTGGTGGTTGTTTAGGTTTCGATTTACGATCGCAAGGACATTATATTTTAGGTGTCAGCCGTCGTGAATCAACCTGTGAGAAAGCAATTAAACTTGGTAGTGTTGATCAAGCGTCGGTGGACTTGAGCTTGTTGGCATCAGCAGAGGTTGTATTTATTTGTACCCCTATAGGACTGATAGTCCCCCAAGTGAAAGAATTAATAACTCATTTACCAAAGACTACTATTATCACTGATGTTGGTTCAGTTAAAACACCCATAGTGGAAACGATTTCTCCTTTATGGGAAAATTTTGTTGGTGGTCATCCCATGGCGGGAAAAACTGATGTCGGGATAGAAGCAGCACAGCGAAATTTGTTTGTCAATCGGCCTTATGTATTAACGCCAGTGGAGACAACACCTGGTGATGCTGTGATAATTGTAGAAGAAATTGTGCGATCGCTCGGTTCTATTATCTACCATTGTCAACCAGAACAACATGACCGGGCTGTGAGTTGGATTTCTCATTTACCTGTAATGGTGAGTGCCTCCTTGATTGCAGCTTGTTTAAGTGAGAAAGATCCAGAAATTGCTACATTAGCCCAAAATTTTGCTAGTTCGGGGTTTCGAGATACAAGTAGGGTTGGCGGTGGAAATCCAGAATTAGGGGTAATGATGGCGCAATATAACCGCCAAGCATTATTACATTCCCTTCATCAATACCGCGAAAATTTAGACGAATTTATTCATATAATTGAGCAGGAAAAATGGGAATTGTTAGAGGAAAAGTTTAAATTCAATCAGCAAGCGCGTCCTGATTTTGTTGGAGTCAGGAATCAGGACGAATGA